The Nitrospira sp. genome contains a region encoding:
- the thpR gene encoding RNA 2',3'-cyclic phosphodiesterase: protein MIRAFLAVEIDDEVRAGLSHVQQDLKRRLALHPSKDTRMTWGQPNSFHLTIRFLGDTDEQLIGHMRDAMAIVRQSHPTIQIPLDQLQAFPNARQPRVLWVGPSEQWLQSAAATQLTAFHQAIESRCRSFGFAPDDKPFMPHLTLARIKIGERQVGQFLTQSGVCACPLSLGKITVGALVLMKSELRPTGSLYTKLWEVGEGCHG, encoded by the coding sequence ATGATTCGGGCATTCCTCGCCGTGGAAATCGACGATGAGGTCCGCGCAGGTCTCTCCCACGTGCAGCAAGATCTCAAACGGCGGCTTGCGCTTCATCCCTCAAAAGATACCCGTATGACCTGGGGACAACCCAATTCGTTTCATCTCACGATCAGGTTTCTTGGAGACACGGACGAGCAGCTCATCGGCCACATGCGTGATGCGATGGCGATTGTCAGGCAGTCGCACCCGACCATTCAGATTCCCCTCGATCAGCTGCAAGCGTTTCCCAACGCTCGACAGCCGCGGGTTCTATGGGTAGGGCCGTCTGAGCAGTGGCTGCAAAGCGCCGCGGCAACCCAGTTGACTGCTTTCCATCAGGCCATCGAGTCTCGCTGTCGCTCGTTCGGTTTCGCACCGGATGACAAACCCTTCATGCCGCACCTGACACTGGCACGGATCAAGATAGGCGAACGACAAGTTGGGCAGTTTCTGACGCAAAGCGGCGTCTGTGCCTGCCCGCTCTCGTTAGGAAAGATCACAGTCGGAGCGCTTGTGCTGATGAAAAGCGAGCTGCGTCCTACCGGGTCTCTGTATACGAAACTGTGGGAGGTGGGAGAAGGTTGCCACGGGTAG
- a CDS encoding competence/damage-inducible protein A has protein sequence MRRSPASDHLYLAETIAIGSELLVGGRSDSNSLFITDSLAAIGIEVRFKSIVGDDESDIADVLKTACRRAGIVIITGGLGPTVDDCTREAVAAVTGFRLARRKEALDGMRARLAQWGRIPNRGQLRQALIPSRAGVIPNPVGSAPGFALVWRGTRIIALPGVPSEMRAMVEESVLPLLTSQVERSKGLHPHPITRVVFHTWGLPEADVDAKLQGLMTKRTPVALGLLASPTGVLVSLTTKAQSPIKKESLSSLVLEVRARLQEWIYAEGYDTLEEVVGRMLREQKLTVAVAESCTGGLIGHRLTQVPGSSAYLDRGAICYSNQAKTEMLGVPASLIGQYGAVSREVAAAMAKGMRERAGASVALSVTGIAGPGGATQTKPVGLVYIGLDDGSGNTITKELRFHGDRSVIKQRAAQAALDMLRRWLIDRVRT, from the coding sequence ATGCGCAGGTCTCCCGCATCGGACCATCTATATCTCGCTGAAACGATTGCGATAGGGTCGGAACTTCTCGTGGGAGGCCGGTCTGACAGCAATTCGTTGTTCATCACCGACTCGCTGGCAGCGATCGGCATCGAGGTCAGGTTTAAGTCAATCGTCGGGGACGATGAGTCGGACATTGCAGACGTGCTGAAGACAGCCTGTCGCCGGGCCGGTATCGTCATCATTACCGGAGGACTAGGCCCGACGGTCGACGACTGTACCAGAGAAGCTGTCGCAGCGGTCACCGGCTTCCGGCTAGCACGCCGGAAAGAGGCGCTCGACGGCATGAGGGCCAGGCTGGCTCAGTGGGGGCGAATACCGAATCGCGGCCAATTGCGACAGGCGCTCATTCCATCTCGCGCGGGGGTCATCCCGAACCCGGTGGGTTCCGCGCCGGGTTTCGCGTTGGTGTGGCGGGGGACACGTATCATTGCATTGCCAGGTGTTCCGAGTGAGATGCGCGCGATGGTAGAAGAGTCGGTTCTCCCGCTCTTAACCTCTCAAGTTGAGCGATCAAAAGGGCTACATCCACATCCGATCACGAGGGTGGTCTTTCACACGTGGGGACTGCCTGAGGCTGACGTGGACGCCAAGTTACAGGGTCTGATGACAAAACGGACACCGGTCGCGTTGGGTCTGCTTGCTTCGCCGACCGGAGTGCTGGTGTCGTTGACAACGAAGGCACAAAGTCCCATCAAGAAGGAGAGTCTATCTTCGCTGGTGCTGGAAGTTCGAGCGAGATTGCAGGAGTGGATCTATGCGGAAGGTTACGACACCCTGGAAGAGGTGGTCGGTCGAATGTTGCGCGAGCAGAAACTGACCGTCGCGGTTGCCGAGTCGTGTACCGGAGGTCTGATTGGACACCGTCTTACGCAGGTACCGGGATCCTCGGCCTATCTCGATCGGGGAGCCATCTGCTACAGCAATCAGGCGAAAACGGAGATGCTCGGAGTTCCGGCAAGTCTCATAGGGCAATATGGTGCGGTGAGCCGGGAAGTCGCTGCGGCGATGGCCAAGGGCATGCGTGAACGGGCGGGTGCGTCGGTGGCGTTGAGTGTGACGGGTATCGCCGGACCCGGAGGCGCGACGCAGACTAAACCCGTCGGGTTGGTGTACATCGGGCTCGACGATGGCAGCGGCAACACGATCACGAAGGAATTGCGATTCCATGGGGACCGCTCCGTCATTAAACAGCGCGCCGCCCAGGCGGCTCTGGATATGCTTCGCCGGTGGTTGATCGACAGAGTCAGGACATGA
- a CDS encoding cytochrome c maturation protein CcmE, which produces MMTTQPTIRQSLLAWAVVLPLFLPIYSFSTVILGTASPAMAVSLIEISELLAHPELYDRQDVVVTGKVMNVQLATNRQGQPAYGFLLQDHAGTLKVVSLGQLEVREGDQVIVEGVFSRLRQVGRTIVYNEIKALSVTPLTRLNPDLVG; this is translated from the coding sequence ATGATGACGACGCAGCCTACCATCCGACAGTCTCTTCTCGCGTGGGCGGTCGTCCTTCCTCTTTTCTTGCCCATCTATTCGTTCTCTACCGTGATACTCGGCACCGCGAGTCCGGCCATGGCCGTCAGCTTGATTGAGATCTCGGAACTCTTGGCACATCCTGAGCTTTACGACCGTCAAGATGTCGTGGTCACCGGGAAAGTCATGAACGTGCAGCTGGCTACCAATCGTCAAGGGCAACCTGCCTATGGATTTCTGCTGCAGGACCATGCCGGAACGTTGAAAGTCGTCAGCCTCGGTCAGCTGGAGGTCCGTGAAGGTGATCAAGTCATCGTGGAAGGCGTCTTCAGCCGCCTCCGCCAAGTGGGCCGTACGATCGTCTATAATGAGATCAAGGCCCTCTCCGTCACGCCTCTGACCCGATTGAACCCTGATCTCGTCGGCTGA
- a CDS encoding FTR1 family protein encodes MKPRPISLSNTLLWWLAMVFLTAGPLDMAIASSADDERAQTVVHMLDYVAVDYPDSVQDGKVFNADEYTEQRDFAVQAITLLGKLPNVPEQPALLQQAGRLLEQIEGKASGNEISALAGRLRLDVIQAWKLSVAPRRAPDLQQGGKMFAQHCAACHGAQGRGDGPMAKGLEPAPSDFHDEARMRQRSLYGLYNTITLGVGGTPMRAFTEFPEADRWALAFFVGNLRADSNAVAKGETLWQQGEGKGAFDSLRTLVIKAPGEQAVAGSAMDAVRVYLTQHPDALQAIAQTPLVFSRSKIEEASRSYAQGDRDAARRLAIAAYLEGFELVEKTLDNVDSPLRLETEREMIALRAAISEGTSSDAVTAQSMKVIALLDRADAALSGNTLSPNASFASSLVILLREGLESILVVSAIVAFAVKTQRRDALPYIHTGWIGAVVLGGITWAIASYTLHISGASRELTEGITALLAAAMLLYVGWWLHSRSNAQAWNRFIREQISVALGKRTLWTMAGVSFLVVYREIFEVILFYETLWSQVGADGHSAVLWGIAAAALLLVLLGGAILRYSVRLPIGPFFTVSSILLALMAVVFVGNGVAALQEAGVLETTTVRFISLPLLGVHPTAQSLVLQALTLALIAGGLWSNRAKAT; translated from the coding sequence ATGAAGCCTAGACCTATCTCCTTGTCAAACACTCTCCTATGGTGGCTGGCCATGGTTTTTTTGACCGCGGGACCACTCGACATGGCAATCGCGTCATCGGCTGACGATGAGCGGGCACAGACCGTCGTCCACATGCTCGATTATGTCGCTGTGGACTACCCGGACTCCGTGCAAGACGGCAAAGTGTTCAACGCCGATGAGTACACGGAACAACGCGACTTTGCCGTTCAAGCCATCACACTTCTCGGCAAGCTGCCCAACGTGCCCGAACAGCCCGCACTGCTCCAGCAAGCCGGCAGACTACTCGAGCAGATTGAGGGCAAGGCATCAGGCAACGAGATTTCTGCGCTCGCCGGCCGACTCCGCCTCGACGTGATCCAGGCATGGAAGCTGAGTGTAGCGCCACGGCGCGCTCCTGATCTCCAACAGGGCGGGAAGATGTTCGCGCAGCACTGCGCCGCGTGCCACGGTGCGCAGGGCCGCGGCGATGGTCCAATGGCCAAGGGGCTGGAACCTGCGCCGAGCGATTTTCACGACGAGGCCCGCATGCGCCAGCGTAGTCTGTACGGCCTCTACAACACCATCACGCTCGGCGTGGGCGGCACACCCATGCGCGCCTTCACTGAATTTCCCGAGGCTGACCGCTGGGCATTGGCCTTCTTTGTCGGCAACCTGCGAGCCGACTCAAACGCGGTGGCAAAAGGCGAGACATTGTGGCAGCAGGGCGAGGGCAAAGGGGCATTCGATAGCCTTCGCACCCTGGTGATAAAAGCTCCCGGTGAACAGGCCGTCGCCGGCTCGGCAATGGACGCCGTGCGTGTTTACCTAACACAGCATCCAGATGCGCTACAGGCCATTGCCCAGACACCCCTGGTCTTCTCACGCTCCAAGATCGAAGAGGCATCACGGTCCTATGCGCAAGGCGATCGAGATGCAGCGCGGCGCCTAGCGATCGCGGCCTACCTGGAAGGGTTCGAGCTGGTCGAAAAAACACTGGACAACGTAGACTCGCCGCTGCGCTTGGAGACTGAGCGTGAGATGATTGCGCTACGCGCGGCCATTAGCGAAGGTACGTCGTCCGATGCAGTGACCGCGCAGTCGATGAAAGTCATTGCCCTGCTCGACCGGGCCGATGCCGCGCTCTCCGGCAATACGCTGTCCCCGAATGCGTCCTTTGCGAGTTCCCTTGTGATTCTGTTACGTGAAGGATTGGAGTCGATCCTGGTGGTGTCGGCCATCGTGGCCTTCGCCGTCAAGACTCAGCGGCGTGATGCCTTGCCCTACATCCATACTGGCTGGATCGGAGCCGTGGTGCTGGGCGGGATTACATGGGCCATAGCCAGCTATACGCTTCACATCTCGGGTGCCAGCCGCGAACTGACCGAAGGCATTACGGCATTGCTGGCCGCGGCAATGCTGTTGTACGTAGGCTGGTGGTTGCATAGCCGCTCGAACGCGCAAGCCTGGAACCGCTTCATCCGCGAGCAGATCAGCGTGGCGCTGGGCAAGCGCACGCTGTGGACGATGGCCGGCGTCTCGTTCCTCGTCGTATACCGCGAGATCTTCGAGGTGATTCTGTTCTACGAAACACTCTGGTCCCAGGTCGGTGCCGACGGGCATAGCGCGGTGCTCTGGGGCATCGCCGCGGCGGCGCTGCTGCTGGTATTGCTCGGGGGCGCAATCCTTCGCTACAGCGTGCGTCTGCCGATCGGACCGTTTTTCACGGTTTCCTCGATTCTTCTGGCGCTGATGGCCGTGGTCTTTGTCGGTAACGGCGTTGCGGCCCTGCAGGAAGCAGGAGTACTCGAGACGACGACGGTGCGTTTCATTTCGCTGCCGTTACTGGGCGTCCACCCAACCGCGCAGAGCCTCGTGCTGCAGGCACTGACGCTGGCCTTGATCGCAGGTGGATTATGGTCCAACCGGGCGAAGGCGACATGA
- a CDS encoding ankyrin repeat domain-containing protein translates to MISRWAKLGVICALLPLLMAMRPVDEKLLTAAMDGDLGKVKTLIEEGADVHAANQTGATPLHAAAWNGHRDTVAFLLNKGALVNQATNDGATPLYIASQNGHRDVAALFLDKGAPVNQTTKGGVTPLFIAAQNGHRDVVALLLQHEAPANQPAEDGVTPLFIAVQKGHRDVVELLLQQGSSVNQTMADGATPLLVAAQNGHQAVVALLLSAGAAVNQAMRDGTTPLLVAAQNGHQAIVSLLLGKRAAVNHAVQNGVTPLLVAAQNGHREVAELLLRQGASINQKARNSATPIFMAVQNDHRDVVALLLEKGALVNQQAPDGATPLHVATAAGHRDMVVLLLKQGADVKAQANDGMTPLHVGAYHGNREIITLLLKYGGDKNAKTKSGDRPIDLARQQGHTTLFSLLQPRKAG, encoded by the coding sequence ATGATTTCACGATGGGCGAAGTTGGGGGTCATCTGCGCCCTGCTGCCGCTGCTGATGGCCATGCGCCCGGTGGATGAGAAGCTACTGACGGCCGCAATGGACGGGGATCTCGGCAAAGTGAAAACATTGATCGAGGAAGGCGCCGACGTGCACGCGGCCAATCAGACCGGCGCGACACCGCTCCATGCCGCGGCGTGGAACGGACACCGGGACACGGTGGCGTTCTTGCTGAATAAGGGGGCGTTGGTGAATCAGGCAACCAATGACGGCGCAACGCCGCTCTATATCGCGTCGCAAAACGGCCATCGGGATGTGGCGGCGCTTTTCCTGGACAAAGGCGCGCCGGTGAATCAGACGACCAAAGGCGGCGTGACACCACTTTTCATCGCAGCCCAGAACGGCCATCGAGACGTCGTGGCGCTCTTGCTTCAGCACGAGGCCCCAGCGAACCAGCCTGCCGAAGACGGCGTGACGCCGCTCTTCATCGCCGTGCAGAAAGGGCATCGGGATGTCGTTGAGCTTTTGCTGCAACAGGGGTCCTCGGTCAACCAGACCATGGCAGACGGCGCGACGCCGCTTCTCGTCGCGGCCCAGAACGGGCATCAGGCAGTCGTGGCGTTGTTGCTGAGCGCGGGGGCGGCGGTGAATCAGGCGATGCGGGACGGCACAACCCCGCTTCTCGTCGCAGCCCAGAACGGGCATCAGGCGATTGTGTCGCTGTTGCTGGGAAAAAGGGCCGCAGTGAACCACGCGGTACAGAATGGCGTGACACCGCTTCTCGTTGCAGCGCAGAACGGCCATCGGGAGGTAGCCGAGCTCTTGTTGCGGCAGGGAGCATCGATCAATCAGAAAGCGAGGAACAGCGCCACGCCGATCTTCATGGCCGTGCAAAACGATCATCGCGACGTCGTCGCGTTGTTGTTGGAAAAGGGCGCGTTGGTCAACCAGCAAGCGCCTGATGGCGCGACACCGCTTCATGTCGCGACGGCGGCGGGCCATCGCGACATGGTCGTCCTCCTCCTGAAACAAGGAGCGGACGTGAAAGCACAGGCGAACGACGGGATGACGCCTTTGCATGTGGGAGCCTATCATGGCAATCGGGAGATCATTACCTTGTTGCTCAAGTATGGGGGAGACAAGAATGCCAAGACGAAATCAGGAGATCGCCCTATAGATCTGGCTCGCCAGCAAGGCCACACCACGTTGTTTTCGCTGCTGCAGCCGCGAAAGGCCGGATGA
- a CDS encoding chlorite dismutase family protein produces MSTPDTPPAAPTPRRQYVNFVFYKVDPAWRRLPEDVRTQGKQEFLRAAEDFNGKVLMVPYSTVGIRGDCDFMLWRISYDLDLFQDMSAKMLASGLGQYLSTPYSYLAMTKRSVYVDHHAHAGQEGKRLTVVPGKGKYIFVYPFLKTREWFLLTKAARQGMMDEHIEVGHRFPSVKLNTTYSFGLDDQEWVVAFESDKPEDFLDLVMALRETEGSRYTLRDTPIFTCIRRSLKETLDTLGG; encoded by the coding sequence ATGTCGACTCCGGACACACCCCCCGCCGCACCGACACCTCGGCGGCAGTACGTGAACTTCGTGTTTTATAAAGTGGACCCCGCATGGCGGCGCCTCCCGGAAGATGTGCGCACCCAGGGCAAGCAGGAGTTCCTGCGCGCTGCGGAGGACTTCAACGGCAAGGTGCTGATGGTCCCCTATTCCACCGTCGGTATCCGGGGCGACTGCGACTTCATGCTGTGGCGCATCAGCTATGACCTGGACCTGTTCCAAGACATGAGTGCCAAGATGCTCGCCTCAGGTCTCGGACAGTATCTCTCAACTCCGTATTCCTATCTGGCGATGACCAAGCGATCCGTCTATGTCGACCACCATGCGCACGCAGGGCAGGAAGGGAAACGGCTCACGGTGGTGCCGGGAAAAGGCAAGTACATCTTCGTGTATCCATTTCTCAAAACGCGCGAGTGGTTTTTGCTGACGAAGGCGGCGCGCCAAGGAATGATGGACGAGCATATCGAAGTGGGACATCGGTTCCCGTCCGTCAAGCTGAACACGACCTATTCCTTCGGGTTAGACGATCAAGAGTGGGTAGTGGCCTTTGAGAGCGACAAACCGGAGGACTTCCTGGATCTGGTGATGGCGCTGCGAGAGACGGAAGGATCCCGGTATACCTTGCGGGACACCCCGATCTTCACGTGTATCCGCCGGAGTCTCAAGGAAACGCTCGATACATTGGGAGGCTGA
- a CDS encoding ankyrin repeat domain-containing protein has translation MKQVPSNCKLGPCTLALILLSGCATAPEEKLRTAASDGNLLRVEIFLGQGVGVQAADERGMTPLLLAVKNGHREVVALLLEQGAAVNQRRTDGMTPLSLAVQQGHRDVVTLLLHKGADVNGQVRMGGVTLLHVGAYRGDQTIIELLLKHGGDKNARLSTGERPVDLALQQGHTALVPLLEP, from the coding sequence ATGAAACAGGTTCCTTCAAATTGCAAACTTGGCCCATGTACGCTCGCGCTCATTCTTCTGAGCGGCTGCGCGACGGCGCCGGAGGAGAAGTTACGCACAGCCGCCTCCGATGGCAATCTCCTCCGAGTGGAGATCTTCCTTGGGCAGGGGGTCGGCGTGCAGGCAGCCGATGAGCGCGGGATGACACCGCTGCTGTTGGCTGTGAAGAATGGGCATCGGGAGGTGGTGGCGCTCTTGTTGGAACAAGGAGCGGCCGTGAATCAGCGGAGAACGGATGGAATGACGCCGCTTTCCCTCGCAGTGCAACAGGGACATCGAGACGTGGTGACCCTCCTCCTGCACAAGGGCGCGGATGTGAACGGCCAGGTGCGGATGGGCGGCGTGACGCTATTGCATGTTGGGGCGTATCGAGGCGATCAGACGATTATCGAACTGCTGCTGAAACACGGAGGGGATAAGAATGCCAGGCTGTCGACCGGAGAACGTCCGGTGGACCTGGCTCTTCAGCAAGGCCATACGGCACTCGTTCCACTGCTCGAACCATGA
- a CDS encoding SDR family oxidoreductase, translated as MPSGDNRAVLITGASTGIGAACAHHLDRLGFKVFAGVRRSEDCAALQKESSDRLVPIELDVTDLSTIEKAQLLVSKEVIKSGLFGLVNNAGIAVVGPIEAVPIPDLRQQLEVNVVGQVAVTQMFLPLVRQACGRIVNMGSIAGLSTMPLMGPYSASKFALEAITDALRLEVQQWGIHVSIIEPGAIATPIWNKSAIEAAEREAAIESEIRALYKPVVAAVRKVVGQASKRAISPQAVAKAVETALTAPSPRTRYLVGTDAKFRALMANVLPDRISDRLLTWILKLPH; from the coding sequence ATGCCTAGCGGGGACAATCGGGCGGTGCTCATCACCGGAGCGTCCACTGGAATTGGAGCGGCTTGTGCCCATCATCTTGATCGACTAGGGTTCAAGGTGTTCGCAGGAGTGAGGAGGTCCGAAGATTGCGCGGCCCTTCAAAAGGAAAGTTCAGATCGGCTCGTGCCGATTGAGTTGGATGTGACAGACCTTTCGACCATCGAAAAAGCTCAATTATTAGTTTCAAAAGAAGTTATAAAGAGCGGATTGTTTGGCCTAGTTAACAATGCTGGCATCGCGGTCGTTGGGCCGATTGAAGCCGTCCCGATTCCGGACTTGCGACAACAGCTCGAAGTCAACGTCGTTGGGCAGGTTGCCGTCACCCAGATGTTTCTCCCATTAGTCAGGCAGGCGTGTGGACGAATCGTCAACATGGGTTCCATCGCCGGTCTCTCGACCATGCCGCTCATGGGACCGTATTCGGCATCAAAGTTCGCGCTGGAAGCGATTACCGACGCGCTGCGCTTGGAAGTCCAGCAATGGGGTATTCATGTCTCGATCATTGAGCCGGGTGCGATCGCCACGCCTATTTGGAATAAGTCGGCCATCGAAGCGGCCGAACGAGAAGCGGCAATAGAGAGTGAAATTCGCGCTCTCTACAAACCTGTGGTCGCCGCGGTTAGAAAGGTTGTCGGACAAGCATCGAAGCGAGCCATCTCTCCGCAGGCCGTCGCAAAGGCGGTTGAAACGGCGTTGACGGCACCTTCTCCAAGAACACGGTATCTCGTCGGCACGGACGCGAAGTTCCGCGCACTCATGGCGAATGTGCTTCCTGATCGCATTTCGGACCGGCTCTTGACCTGGATCCTCAAATTGCCTCATTGA